The Mus caroli chromosome 1, CAROLI_EIJ_v1.1, whole genome shotgun sequence genome has a window encoding:
- the LOC110307122 gene encoding coiled-coil domain-containing protein 121-like: MLAQSPGGAPPPTPHLTILNTYLTPKLLTSLEKRVKRKTVVAMKELSQQIQETKCRRERLLKDSRQLVEEKYRVQAENQLFMEYLRKNKEQCEKKQEELWKQYVQECGEIEREREELASRYNQRNAALQAQLLQGRKTQKDLKQQLQALKPVYKVKEGQDMKIQTLEKEQEKVRSETATKDREAHFRFLREKALMEKELQEWHLMELGQINTTGLTKKYKALALAAKQAHSKFCSSLHRENQQLRKELRQLSQEYGRLDAVRSQLEKHRQLAKEQQWYLEALTRGRQRLQAERERHHRGHNPRLKEQRTSKTMLSTKSKASSK, encoded by the coding sequence ATGCTTGCCCAGAGCCCTGGAGGTGCACCCCCGCCAACACCACACCTTACTATTCTAAATACATATCTCACGCCAAAGTTGCTAACGAGCTTGGAGAAACGGGTAAAAAGGAAGACAGTGGTGGCGATGAAGGAGCTGAGCCAGCAAATCCAAGAAACTAAATGCCGGCGGGAAAGGCTGCTGAAGGACAGCAGGCAGCTAGTAGAGGAAAAATACCGTGTACAGGCTGAAAACCAGCTTTTCATGGAATACCTGCGTAAAAATAAGGAACAGTGtgagaagaaacaggaggagCTGTGGAAGCAGTACGTCCAAGAATGTGGCGAGATAGAACGCGAGAGAGAAGAATTGGCATCCAGATACAACCAAAGAAACGCAGCTCTTCAAGCCCAGCTCCTGCAGGGCAGAAAGACCCAGAAGGATTTGAAGCAGCAGTTGCAGGCACTGAAGCCAGTTTACAAGGTAAAGGAGGGCCAGGACATGAAAATACAGACCTtggagaaggagcaagagaaagtccGAAGTGAGACTGCGACCAAAGACCGGGAGGCACACTTCCGGTTCCTGCGGGAAAAGGCActgatggagaaggagctgcaAGAGTGGCATCTGATGGAGCTGGGGCAGATCAACACCACAGGGCTTACGAAGAAGTACAAGGCCTTGGCGCTAGCAGCCAAGCAGGCTCATTCTAAGTTCTGTAGCAGCCTCCACAGGGAGAACCAGCAGCTACGGAAGGAGCTTCGGCAACTGAGCCAGGAGTACGGCAGGTTGGATGCTGTGAGGAGCCAGCTGGAAAAGCACCGGCAGCTGGCGAAGGAGCAGCAGTGGTACCTAGAAGCCTTGACCAGAGGGCGGCAGCGGCTGCAGGCAGAACGCGAGCGCCATCATCGTGGTCATAACCCACGCCTCAAGGAACAGAGAACTTCAAAGACCATGCTGAGCACCAAATCAAAAGCAAGTTCAAAGTAA